In Sulfitobacter sp. LCG007, the sequence AGGTCTACGAGGGCATGATCATCGGCGAGCACAGCCGGGACAACGATCTCGAGGTGAACCCCCTAAAGGGCAAGAAGCTCACCAACGTGCGGGCTTCGGGCACCGACGAGGCGGTTCGACTGACCACGCCGGTGACGCTGACGCTGGAGCAGGCCATCGCCTATATCGACGACGACGAGCTGGTCGAGGTCACTCCGAACTCGATCCGCCTCCGCAAGCGCTATCTCGACCCGCACGAGCGCAAGCGGATGGCGAAGGCCAGCTGAGCAGAGCTGCCGTAGGGTGCGGCCTGCCGCACCTTACTCTGTCACTCCGACGTTTCGACCACGATCAGCTCGCGCTCTGACGCGCCGCGCGCGTGGTTCAGCGCTTCCTGATATTCCGGGGAGTTGTAGCAGTCGACCGCAGCCTCGAGGGAAGGAAACCGCGCCACGACATTGCGCGGACGCTCCTTGCCCTCAAGCTGCACGAAACGCCCGCCCCGTGCCACGAAAGTTCCGCCATGCTTCGCGATGGCCGGACCTGCCAGCTCGGCATATCTGCCGTAGGCCTCCGCGTCCGTCACCGTCACATGAGCGATCCAGAGTGCAGCCATCGCCTTATCCTCCCAGCACAGCTTCGGCGGCCGCGATGGCCGCGTCCGCGTTCGTGGTATCCTTAGCGCCGCCCTGGGCCATG encodes:
- a CDS encoding DUF1330 domain-containing protein — its product is MAALWIAHVTVTDAEAYGRYAELAGPAIAKHGGTFVARGGRFVQLEGKERPRNVVARFPSLEAAVDCYNSPEYQEALNHARGASERELIVVETSE